TGAATCAATTAAGCAATGGCAGCCTGCCATTTTATAACGGCAGCAACACCCTGGCACTCGCCGCATTAAGTGCAGGGGCAACAGGCTGGTGCACCGCTACCCCCAACCTGAATGCGGCACTGCCGCTGGCTTTATACAATGCCATCAGCACTGGCGATTTAGCGGCTGCTCGCCAGCACTTTTTCAAACAATTGCCGTTACTGCAATTCATCATGAAAGGAGGCTTACCGACCACCATCAAAGCAGGTTTACGCTTACAAGGCTTTGATGCAGGCATACCACGCGCGCCATTGCTGCCACTTGGGGAAAAAGGCAACGATGAACTACAAACCATCCTGAACGGCATTTAACCCGCAGCAAGGGCAAACAGGCATCAGCTCTTTCATACGCAACTTAAAGTGAATGTAAGAGCTGCCCTCGCTCACTGATCAGCCCCAACCAGAGCTGATCACCAAGCACCTGAGCGCCTGCACACTTAGCGTTAAAGTGAGTTCCCCCAAGCTAACTCACCCCCATCGCGTCAGCAACACTCGATGCATAGCCATTACGCTGAGCGGGCAGCTCAGACGAATATTCAACAAACTCAAACTGAATATCCTCACCAAGCATAAAATAAGCACTATCTCGATGGGTATCACTCCCTCCCGCGTGATCAAGCATAAAGCCCGCGTTTTCCAAGTTTTGCATCGTGTCTTTTAAAGACGGCACCACAAAGCCCAGATGCTTCACACCGACCAGATGTGTTTTCCAACCCGGCGCCTCCCCTATTCCACCACTTTGCAGAGCAATATAGGCAAAATCATCGCCGATATGCAGCCAATCGATTTCCGCGCCAAACCAATCCATTTTGCCTCTGCCGCGGATTTTCCAGTGCGGAATCGCCGTTTGTATAAAACGCACGGCTCGATCCAGATCGCTCACCGTGATATTTACATGCTCCAGATACGCTAGTTCCATGATTGCCACTCCTTAAAATTTAAATGCCATATCACTATGCAAGTTAAAGTAAACTTTAAGTCAAGCGTGTTAAGGAGCTTTTTTCATGACTACTTTGATTTCAATCGGCACTCTGGCTAAACGCTCAGGGGTAAAAGCCAGCGCGCTGCGTTTTTATGAAAGCAAGGACTTAATCAGCAGCGTTCGCAGTAGCGGGCAAACTCGGCAATTCCCAAGAGAAGTGCTGCGCAGAGTGGCCTTTATTCGCGTTGCACAAAATGTGGGCCTAAGCCTTGAAGAAATATCAGCCGCACTGGCCTCCCTGCCGCAGCAAAGAACGCCAACGCCTGAGGACTGGGCGCAGCTATCGCAATCCTGGCGGCCCATGCTGCAAGCCAGAATAGATGCGCTATGTGCATTACAAACGCTATTGGATTCCTGCATAGGCTGCGGCTGTTTATCGCTACAAAAATGCAGCCTGTATAACGCAGACGACCAAGCCCGCCATCTGGGATCTGGGCCACGGTTTTTAATGGGAGATAGTGCAGCTGATTTAGTTTTGAAAGAATAAAGGCATTTTTAGCAAACTGATAACACTCTGTTTTTTAACATTTCCAGCAAGTTTTCCGGAAAAACAATCTCGTCTGTCATCGCGATTTCCTCAGGCGTCCACCAGCGGTGTTGCTTCATCACTTCCATTTCTAAAGCACTCCAAGCCGCGCGGTCAGGAGCAACTTTACTCATTCGCACAATAAAATAGCGCTCATCCGAAATCACGGATTCGCCATCTGGTAATTTCATTATAAATTTCTGACAGGCAATTTCCTCGCTAATTGAGTAATTGTGCTGACCAATTTCTTCAGCAAACTCCCGCACAGCAGCTTCTGCAAAACTCTCATTATCTTCAACGCCCCCTCCAGGCGTGGCCCAGTAGGACTTTCCAGCCAAAGCCCCCTTTGTGAATACAAAGTAAAATAATAAAATATGGTTTTCTGGTGATAACACCAGTAAACGTGCAGATGGGCGACGCCGCATAGGGGAAATCCAAATGATGTTATGTTGATTAACTCAATTAAATGAAGATTAAACAGGCAATTGGGGCTGTAATTATGCGTTTAGCCCCCGCATGCCATGAAAATATCTTTATCCGCAGAGCAATCATAAAACTAATCACTCTAAACAAAACACGAATCACATCCTCAGACTTAAACCCCTCGCAGGCAAATCCGCCCAATTTACATTTCACCTCAGCACGCCAAGCCTTAAAACCCGTTAAAATAGCGGACTTTACTTGCACAAAGCGCTTAGATGAACCGCACGGCCTTACTTATTCCACACTTTAATAATCCACAGGGCCTTGCTGCGTCTTTGGCTTCTGTGGGTAAGCACGAGCAAATTGATGCTTTTATCGTGGATGATGGCAGCAGCAGGCAGCGAGTCGATGAGGCGGCTTGTGCAAAAGCCTGGCAGGCGAATGGCGAATTGCACTTTATTTATTTGCCACAAAATCAAGGTATTGAGCACGCGCTCAATACGGGGCTGCAAGCAATTCTTGAGGCGGAATATGAGTATATTGCTCGCTTAGATTGCGATGATTTGTGCGCGCCGGATCGCTTTGCTAAGCAAACATCTTTTTTAGATAGCCATCCAGATGTGTATTTATTAGGCAGCGCGGTGACATTTTTTGATACCAGCGGCGATCGTTTTACGATTAATCAGCCGCAGACGCACGATGAAATTTTGCGCCAGATGCACGATGACAATGCCTTTACCCATCCCACGGTAATGTTTAGAACCGCCGGAGTAAAAGAGCTGGGGCTTTACCCGACTGACTGCAAAGCCGCGGAAGACTTTGCTTATTTCTGGCGCTTTGTGGCGCATTATCAAACAGCTAATCTGCCCGAGGTGCTAACCCGCAGCGAGTACAACGATGCGGGTATCTCCATGAGCCGCCGCCGCCAACAGCAAGCAATGCGGATCAAGCTACTATGGCGCTACTTCGATTACTCGCCACGGTCCTTCATAAAAATAAGCAAAGCCAGCCTATCCTTCGCCCTACCGGTCAGCTTCACCCGTAAAATCAAACGGCTACTGGGGATGGGGAAGTGGAATTGATTGATGTGAGCCAGATCTATGCATGTACTCTAAGCCGTTTGCTTTTACCCTTATGCAAACAACAAAAATTAGAATAAACGCAAGCTCTGCATTGGGCTTAAGAATCCCCTTGAAGCACGCCGAAGCGAGGAACAAGCGGGCGGGGTTTCGGTGAGGACTGTTTGAGCGAGCCTGCAAGCGAGTTCCGCAGCCGCCGCTCGATTGTCCGCAGATGAGGGGCTTTCGTGCTGGTCGGGGCGGCCTTCTTTGCTTCCTTTCTTGGCCGTTCAAGAAAGGGAGTCCCTTGCGGGGGATTCCCGCACCAAAATCACCGTGCCGAAGGCACTAAAAAGATCTTTTTGACCTTGCTTAGCACACATGTTCTCGAGTAATTCGGCGGGTTCCACCCGCCCTACAATTGTTAATTTAAACGCGAAGCTGCACTCGCAAAAACAGAAGCACACATGACACGCCTTATTTTACTGATACCGCATTTTAATAATCCTGCCGGGCTGATTAAGTCTTTAGCCTCCATCGGCCCCAACGAGCAATGTGATGTGCTGGTGGTGGATGATGGCAGCACGCGTGCGCCGATCGAGCATACGGTGGCCAGAAATGCGTTTAAGGCGCAGGGCGAATTACGGTTTTTAAATTTGTCGGTCAATCGTGGCATCGAACACGCGCTTAATTCTGGCCTGACGTGGATTTCCTCCCGCGGCTACGAGCTGATTGCCCGCTTGGATTGTGGCGATGAAAACCTGCCCGATCGCCTAGCCAAGCAAGTCGCCTTTTTAGACAGCCACCCCGATGTGATGCTGCTTGGCGGCGCGGCTAGCTTTGTCGATCAGGCAGGAGCCGAGCAATTTGTGATGCGCCACCCAAGTGAGCACGCGGCCATTACCCGAGCCATGCGTAATAACTCAGCCTTTATCCATCCGGCAGTGATGCTCAGAACCACCGCTTTGGCCAGCACCGGCCTCTACCCGCTGGATACGCCTGCCGCAGAAGACTACGCACTGTTTAGCGAATTCACCCACCAGTTTAAAGTAGCCAACCTACCCGAGGTACTGATCCGCTACGAGCTAGACCCCAGCGGCATTTCGCTAAGTAAACGCCGCCAGCAGCTCAAATCCCGCTTGGCGGTGCAAAAAAAATATAGTGATGGCAGCGTGGCCGCCCTGATCGGCATGGCCAGAACCCAGCTTTTACTCTTGCTCCCCTACTCCTTGGTGTTT
This genomic interval from Iodobacter fluviatilis contains the following:
- a CDS encoding VOC family protein, coding for MELAYLEHVNITVSDLDRAVRFIQTAIPHWKIRGRGKMDWFGAEIDWLHIGDDFAYIALQSGGIGEAPGWKTHLVGVKHLGFVVPSLKDTMQNLENAGFMLDHAGGSDTHRDSAYFMLGEDIQFEFVEYSSELPAQRNGYASSVADAMGVS
- the soxR gene encoding redox-sensitive transcriptional activator SoxR encodes the protein MTTLISIGTLAKRSGVKASALRFYESKDLISSVRSSGQTRQFPREVLRRVAFIRVAQNVGLSLEEISAALASLPQQRTPTPEDWAQLSQSWRPMLQARIDALCALQTLLDSCIGCGCLSLQKCSLYNADDQARHLGSGPRFLMGDSAADLVLKE
- a CDS encoding NUDIX hydrolase — encoded protein: MRRRPSARLLVLSPENHILLFYFVFTKGALAGKSYWATPGGGVEDNESFAEAAVREFAEEIGQHNYSISEEIACQKFIMKLPDGESVISDERYFIVRMSKVAPDRAAWSALEMEVMKQHRWWTPEEIAMTDEIVFPENLLEMLKNRVLSVC
- a CDS encoding glycosyltransferase — its product is MNRTALLIPHFNNPQGLAASLASVGKHEQIDAFIVDDGSSRQRVDEAACAKAWQANGELHFIYLPQNQGIEHALNTGLQAILEAEYEYIARLDCDDLCAPDRFAKQTSFLDSHPDVYLLGSAVTFFDTSGDRFTINQPQTHDEILRQMHDDNAFTHPTVMFRTAGVKELGLYPTDCKAAEDFAYFWRFVAHYQTANLPEVLTRSEYNDAGISMSRRRQQQAMRIKLLWRYFDYSPRSFIKISKASLSFALPVSFTRKIKRLLGMGKWN
- a CDS encoding glycosyltransferase, with protein sequence MTRLILLIPHFNNPAGLIKSLASIGPNEQCDVLVVDDGSTRAPIEHTVARNAFKAQGELRFLNLSVNRGIEHALNSGLTWISSRGYELIARLDCGDENLPDRLAKQVAFLDSHPDVMLLGGAASFVDQAGAEQFVMRHPSEHAAITRAMRNNSAFIHPAVMLRTTALASTGLYPLDTPAAEDYALFSEFTHQFKVANLPEVLIRYELDPSGISLSKRRQQLKSRLAVQKKYSDGSVAALIGMARTQLLLLLPYSLVFKLKSKLRAKKV